From the genome of Cellvibrio japonicus Ueda107, one region includes:
- the bioD gene encoding dethiobiotin synthase: protein MSKKAFFITGTDTDAGKTLVATGLLAAARLRGLSTLGLKPVAAGCTRTEQGLRNSDALALQAQSTLPVVYEQVNPVALEAAIAPHIAALQEKRSLSADRLAGFCRSSLRQADFTLVEGAGGWRVPLNPSETLANLAQLLRLPVVLVVGMRLGCINHALLTVEAIRNDGLPLVGWVANVLDADMPVLEENIASLAQRIPAPCLGVVPRLSMASADAASAHLDLTPLLDA, encoded by the coding sequence ATGAGCAAGAAAGCCTTTTTTATTACTGGTACCGACACAGACGCTGGCAAAACCCTGGTGGCCACAGGCCTCCTGGCCGCTGCGCGCCTGCGCGGACTAAGCACCCTGGGGTTAAAGCCGGTGGCGGCGGGTTGCACGCGTACCGAGCAGGGATTGCGCAACAGCGATGCCCTGGCATTGCAGGCGCAAAGCACCCTTCCTGTAGTTTACGAGCAGGTAAACCCCGTTGCACTGGAAGCTGCTATCGCCCCCCATATCGCGGCGCTGCAGGAAAAGCGCAGCCTGAGCGCCGATCGCCTGGCCGGTTTTTGTCGCAGCAGCTTGCGCCAGGCCGATTTCACCCTGGTGGAAGGGGCTGGCGGCTGGCGCGTCCCCCTCAATCCCAGTGAAACTCTGGCCAACCTGGCGCAACTGCTACGCTTGCCGGTGGTATTAGTGGTCGGTATGCGCCTGGGATGCATCAACCATGCGCTGCTCACGGTGGAAGCCATCCGCAACGATGGACTGCCACTGGTTGGGTGGGTGGCTAATGTACTGGACGCAGATATGCCGGTATTGGAGGAGAATATTGCCAGCCTGGCCCAGCGTATTCCTGCTCCCTGCCTGGGGGTGGTGCCGCGCCTGTCGATGGCCTCCGCCGACGCGGCGTCGGCCCATCTCGACCTGACCCCATTGCTGGACGCATGA
- a CDS encoding DUF2459 domain-containing protein — protein MEIVARLRAGLGVCVLVLLLSGCVSSPREADVPLRDTQHVIYFIYQGWHTSLLLEAEPVRRYSRHLQADVVGQDYVRIGWGDGDYFTGKSKSMGTATRALFVSDYSAVQVLTYRQSPLAHIPSETRVPLAITERSFKRLVRYLDSAFALDAQRQLIRLPAYEENTGTFYRAEQHYSLFSNCNTWSGRALQAAGLPVRSRLHLTAQSVFEQARTISRIQMAHGLVPAASNPGL, from the coding sequence ATGGAGATCGTTGCCAGGTTGCGCGCCGGCTTAGGGGTCTGTGTACTGGTGCTGCTCCTGTCCGGTTGCGTCAGCTCACCGCGTGAAGCCGATGTTCCCCTGCGCGATACTCAACACGTTATCTATTTCATTTATCAGGGGTGGCACACCAGCCTGTTGTTGGAGGCGGAGCCTGTGCGTCGCTACAGTCGCCATTTGCAGGCAGATGTAGTGGGGCAGGATTATGTACGTATCGGTTGGGGTGATGGTGATTACTTCACCGGCAAAAGCAAGTCCATGGGTACGGCCACCCGTGCGTTATTTGTCTCCGATTATTCAGCGGTACAGGTGCTGACGTACCGGCAGTCACCATTGGCGCATATCCCGTCGGAAACGCGGGTTCCCCTGGCCATTACTGAACGATCCTTCAAGCGTTTGGTGCGTTATCTCGACAGCGCTTTCGCATTGGACGCACAGCGACAATTGATACGCTTACCCGCTTACGAGGAAAATACCGGGACCTTTTACCGGGCTGAGCAACATTACAGTCTTTTCAGTAACTGCAACACCTGGAGTGGGCGTGCGCTCCAGGCGGCAGGGCTGCCCGTGCGCAGCCGGCTCCATCTCACGGCGCAGAGTGTTTTTGAGCAGGCCCGCACAATCTCGCGCATCCAAATGGCCCATGGCCTGGTGCCAGCGGCGTCAAATCCGGGGTTATAA
- a CDS encoding putative metalloprotease CJM1_0395 family protein, whose protein sequence is MIGPIPSNFANAIAPYAPVGRQPVSQETSDLKESSFRPAEQLDEAARSENRRLPDERRNDEVEQDRVSRNRSQADDQRSAQRDREQLELEQVQELAARDREVRAHEQAHAAAAGQYASSPSYEYVRGPDGVSYAVGGSVQIDTSPIPGDPEATLRKAEQLQRAANAPAGPSGQDRQVAAQVAQMEQQARAEIREQAAIEAEQQAEQVREEEEQRRLADSERESERLAAERAREEQVQAGFSEEQRQLDQRRARADLFNQASQRNIDINRRLIEIGVFPGANAAGRLFDSRA, encoded by the coding sequence GTGATTGGTCCTATTCCGTCTAACTTTGCCAATGCCATAGCGCCCTACGCGCCTGTGGGACGGCAGCCTGTTAGCCAGGAAACCAGCGACCTTAAGGAGTCCAGCTTCCGCCCGGCGGAGCAGTTGGACGAAGCGGCGCGCAGTGAAAACCGTCGCCTGCCCGATGAGCGTCGCAATGATGAGGTGGAGCAGGATCGTGTTAGTCGCAATCGCTCCCAGGCGGATGACCAGCGCAGTGCACAGCGCGACAGGGAGCAACTTGAGCTGGAGCAGGTCCAGGAGTTGGCCGCACGCGACCGTGAAGTGCGCGCCCATGAGCAGGCTCACGCGGCGGCGGCCGGCCAGTATGCCAGTAGCCCCTCCTATGAATATGTGCGCGGCCCGGATGGTGTCAGCTATGCCGTTGGCGGTTCCGTGCAAATAGATACCAGCCCTATTCCCGGTGACCCCGAGGCCACCCTGCGCAAGGCTGAACAGCTACAGCGTGCCGCCAATGCTCCAGCAGGGCCCTCGGGGCAAGATCGCCAGGTTGCCGCCCAGGTGGCGCAGATGGAACAGCAGGCGCGGGCGGAAATCCGCGAGCAGGCGGCAATCGAGGCCGAGCAGCAAGCAGAGCAGGTTCGTGAAGAGGAAGAACAGCGCCGTCTGGCGGACAGTGAGCGCGAGTCTGAGCGCCTGGCAGCGGAGCGGGCGCGCGAAGAACAGGTGCAGGCCGGTTTTAGTGAAGAGCAGCGCCAGTTGGATCAGCGTCGTGCGCGGGCGGACCTGTTTAACCAGGCCAGCCAGCGCAATATTGATATCAATCGCCGTCTGATTGAAATAGGTGTTTTCCCCGGTGCTAACGCGGCTGGTCGTTTATTCGACAGTCGTGCATGA